The uncultured Sunxiuqinia sp. genomic sequence GTGTAATTCTTCCCTGCCTCCATAGGTGGTTTCACCAATAGCAACCTGGAATTCGTTCATATTACCAACCACACTGTAGGTATGTTCAACTTCGGGGATAACACCCAGAAATTTTCCGGTATCCCACTCGTAGATATTTCTGGTAGCCCCTTCCGGATGATCAGCTGCCGGAAAGTAATATAACTCACCAAACAAGGTGTGAGAGTCTGCCGCGTAGGTAATCATGGTCGATCCATCGGTCGACGCACCTTTAGTGACTAAGAAATTTGTACAAGCCCAGCTATATGCTGAACCAATGAAAACGAGTAAAGCAATTAAACTTGTCCTTTTTATCATTCTTTTATTTTTTATAATCTGGTTGATATTCTATGTAAAAGGCTTCAAAAATGTAAAAAAATAACCGAACAGGAAATGAGATTATTCAAATATTCAACAATCATCATTTTGAAAAAGCCGTTTGAAACAAAAAGCCTACTTCTTTTAATTATGATTTATAAAACTATCATTTCTTATGGGAGTCTGCTAAATTAATCCCAAATTTATAGTTTTAAAGGAAACGAAGAAAATCACAAGAGGTAAAGCTCCGTATTTTTAAAGTTATTTTGAAATTGTTACATACTAAACGAGCATATAATAATTTTCACACACATACAGCTGGATTATTAAATGAGTTCTATCGAATGAGCTTGCAAATTCTATAAAATAAACGATAGGATTATAAAGGCCTTTTAAAATTTAAAATTATAAATGAGATGAAATACAAAGCTTTTCATAAAATGTCATATGGAATGTATCTGGTAGCCTCAGAGTTAGACGGTGAAAAATCAGGATACATTGCAAATACAGCTTTTCAGGTTACTAATTCGCCGGAGCAAGTCGCAATTTCGTGCCATAAGGACAATCTCACAACTGATGTGATTCGAAAGGCAGGTGCTTTTTCTGTTTCAATATTAAAAAAGGAACTGAACGTGAAGTTGATCGGTGAGTTTGGGTTTAACTCGGGTGACACTGTGGATAAGTTTAAAGATGTAGAGATAAAAACGGCTCAAACAGGAATGCCAATTGTAATTAATGAGAGTGTGGCATGGTTAGATTGTAAAGTAACTCATACTGTTGATATTGGTTCGCACTGGATGATTATTGGCGAAGTTGTTGACAGTGATGTGGTGCTGGATGAAGAGCCCTTGACTTATGCTTATTATCGAGAAAAATATAAAATGTATTCACCCAAAAACTCACCAACATATATTGAGCAGGATACGCTAAAAAAAGAGGAAGAAGAGAGTAAAACTGAAGAATCAGGGGAAAATGCGGAACAGGGTGACGACGCTTCTCCACATGTTTGTGTTATTTGTGGTTATACTTACGATCCTGAGGTTGGCGATCCAACGATGGGAATTGAACCAGGTACTCTGTTTGAAGATTTACCGGATGATTATAAGTGTCCAATCTGTAATGCGCCGAAAGACTATTTCAAAAAAGCTTAGTCTTTGTTAATGGATTACATTTGGGCAGCGCCAATAGCCCAATCAGGATACTCGAAGAGATCGATTGACAATACTTAAGTTCCTTAAAATATTGTTAATACAGCTATTAAAATGATGGCGATGATGTTCAGGAGAAATCCGGTTTTCATCATTTCTATCATGGATAAATTACATGTGCCAACAGTCGTTCAAGTCAAATTACTTAACTTAACGTTGAACGATTTTTATTCGTTGTTGTTCAAGCTGAATTTGGGCAAGAAAAAGTCCCATTCTTAAAAGAATGGGACTTTTTCTTGAGGTGTGTTTTTATATTACATGTTGGTATCTTTTAAAATAACATCGTGTGCACCGCCTTCAACAATACTGGTAGCCGAAACCAGTGTAATTTTAGCCTCGTCTTTTAGTTGTTGAATAGAGATTGACCCACAGCTGCACATGGTTGATTTCATTTTCCCTATAGTAATATCCAAATTGTCTTTCAACTTGCCAGCGTAAGGAACATAACTATCAACACCTTCTTCGAACTTTAGTCCGGTGCTTCCACCCATGTCGTAACGTTGCCAGTTACGTGCACGGTTCGATCCTTCTCCCCAATACTCTTTTACGTAACGATTATTTACCATCATTTTACGAGTAGGACTTTCATCAAAACGTGCAAAATAACGTCCCATCATCAGGAAGTCGGCACCCATAGCCAATGCCAATACCATGTGGTAATCCTGTACAATACCACCATCAGAACAGATTGGGATGTATGTACCAGTTTTTTTGAAGTATTCATCGCGTGCTGCTGCCACTTCAATGATTGAGGTGGCTTGACCACGACCAATTCCTTTTTGCTCGCGGGTGATACAAATAGAACCACCTCCAATACCAACTTTAATGAAATCGGCGCCAGCTTCAGCTAAAAAAAGGAATCCTTCTTTGTCAACGACATTACCAGCTCCAATTTTTACATTGCCATTGAATTCTTGTTTAACCCATTCCACTGTTTCGCGTTGCCAAGATGAAAAGCCGTCTGATGAATCAACACATAATACGTCGGCTCCTGCGGCAACCAATTCCGGAACACGTTCTTTATAGTCGCGGCTGTTAATGCCGGCTCCAACCATTAGCTTTTTATTTCCATCCGACAGTTCGTTCGGGTGTTCTTTATGGCTTTCGTAATCTTTTCTGAAAACGAAATATTGTAGGTTTTGATTTTTATCGACGATTGGGAGACTGTTTAATTTGTTGTCCCAAATAATGTCGTTAGCCTCATTCAATGCAATTCCGAGTTCCCCTTTGATGATTTTATCA encodes the following:
- a CDS encoding IMP dehydrogenase is translated as MAKYSNEVSRTFSEYLLIPGLTDKDCVPDNVSLKAPLVSFKKGEKPSMELNVPFVSAIMQSVSDHNMAIALARNGGLSFIFGSQPIETQAEMVRKVKKFKSGFVESDSNLTPEDTLADVIELIEKTGHSTVGITADGTANGKLLGIVTGRDYRVSRDSLDKKVKDFMTPYDKIIKGELGIALNEANDIIWDNKLNSLPIVDKNQNLQYFVFRKDYESHKEHPNELSDGNKKLMVGAGINSRDYKERVPELVAAGADVLCVDSSDGFSSWQRETVEWVKQEFNGNVKIGAGNVVDKEGFLFLAEAGADFIKVGIGGGSICITREQKGIGRGQATSIIEVAAARDEYFKKTGTYIPICSDGGIVQDYHMVLALAMGADFLMMGRYFARFDESPTRKMMVNNRYVKEYWGEGSNRARNWQRYDMGGSTGLKFEEGVDSYVPYAGKLKDNLDITIGKMKSTMCSCGSISIQQLKDEAKITLVSATSIVEGGAHDVILKDTNM
- a CDS encoding flavin reductase, with product MKYKAFHKMSYGMYLVASELDGEKSGYIANTAFQVTNSPEQVAISCHKDNLTTDVIRKAGAFSVSILKKELNVKLIGEFGFNSGDTVDKFKDVEIKTAQTGMPIVINESVAWLDCKVTHTVDIGSHWMIIGEVVDSDVVLDEEPLTYAYYREKYKMYSPKNSPTYIEQDTLKKEEEESKTEESGENAEQGDDASPHVCVICGYTYDPEVGDPTMGIEPGTLFEDLPDDYKCPICNAPKDYFKKA